Within Vicia villosa cultivar HV-30 ecotype Madison, WI linkage group LG1, Vvil1.0, whole genome shotgun sequence, the genomic segment AATTGCGTAATGTACCTTCAATCAATTATATAACACCATTTAATTTTCtcatctttaattatttattaaaaaaatgatataatttttgtttgttttcaatGTATTTTACACTAGAGGTaactctacccaactttttgtgttgagtagataagaattcacctttaaTGAATTCTTCTAGAATTCCCTCTCTCGATATAATCAAAAACCGATAATCTATGGATTTAGTGGTGGTGGGGGAAGGATTGTTCGCTGCTAAACTCCTGATCAAGCCGTTGGTTCTTCTTCTTATCACATTCATCCCTTATGTCACCATCTCTCATTCCTTTGAAGATATACCTTCAAAATGTCTAAAAGTAATCGAGCACAATTACATACACAATTCTTAATACCTTCAAAATAATAGAAGTAACAAAGAAGTAAAATAAGAATGAAATCTATAatgtaaaagaaataataatatatcaatagaaacaataataataataatattaatatatctaACTTCATTACGTACAAACCCTGGAAGAGCATGATAATTCTCTCATGATAAAACTAACAAATATAAACCttctaaaaagaattaaaaaaaaaaaagaaaaagagatctAACGAAACAATATCCCTTTATAATCCCAGTCACAATCAGTGGCTTGAAATTCATTCCCCAACAAAGTTGTTACATTGCTCGATCTCAAAGGAACCTTCAAATTACAACGAACCTTAGGTTTTGCTTTCCCTGTCTTAAACAAACCCAACTTAAACCTCACATTCATCAAAATCTTCACATCAATTCCATAAACTccatctctcttctctttctcgaaCATCGAAATCCGATCTCGACTCAAAGAAATCACTTGTTGACCTATAAAAACCGGACCCAAAAAATCTGTACTCTTATGATGCTGAAAGAATGGTCCTAGGGTTTGGAAACCAAACCTAGCATCTTTATAAAACGCAAGCGTTTCGATGTTATCGTAGTAGATACCgagttttcggttagggtttcgGATCGTGATGTCGAGGACGAGATTGTAGTTAAGTGTGTTGTTGTTTGTGAAACTGAATTGAGTAAGGGATGCATTAGTAACTGTGAATTTGGCAGCCTTAGGTTGTATGATAAGCCAGAAGAGGAGAACGATGAGTCCTAATAATATGATGATTAGATTGCAAATTACGGTTACGGTGTTATTGCAGCAACAACAATAATTTTCATCTTCTACGTCCATGAAAGCGGTTATGATTTTCTTTAGAGAAGACAAGAGTTTGTGTTGATCAAATTTCAAGACTTCAATAGTTATTTATGTTGAGACGGTTTAATATGGATCCAATCTACAAGTGAATATTTATGGCATGATCATGGTAAGGAAAGATATTTACAAAATATAtcctaaataaaaaaacaataaaatcgaTTTTGATACATGGAATTACATAGCAACAATTGAAATATCATAAAAAACAAATGCATAGAATAAGAAACACAATAAAATCAAGTGGATAACAAAGGcacaataaattcaaataaaaattcatatgTAAAATATTACAAATCCAACACTTTATTGTATATCAAGATATATGAATTGTACAACTCATCGTAGTTATATAAAAAGTAGAAATAGTATATACACAAATAAGAAGTAGGAGTTATAGGTAAAGtcatataaaaaattcaaatctatttaaataaaatatttgtttatccAAAATAAAATTAGATTTATAGATTGAATCACCAACAAATTAAAAGTCATTGTCGTCAACAAAATcaattacatattaaatagattttatatattttaaatttcacTTTAACAAATTGAGAAATACTAACCAGTGTCCTCCGGGCAATGGTTAacactttaaaaataataaatttatctcggtaattTGCGTATTTAATGcctcaaaaattgaaatattaaattttctataaaatattttctttttttggaatgcttaaccattgccctgagggcactggttagcaagaccctaacaaattatattataaaataagaagttgggtgtaatttttttaatgatagataaaatatattaataaaggaGAAAAACTTCAAAGTACAACAGAAATAGCACAAGTGTTTGGATATAGGTAAAGATAAGGTATTAATAGTCATAGAAAGGCTAAGATCAATGTGGTGTGGTTATCTACGATTTGGTGTCTTTGGATTATGCGGAATGCTATTATCTTCGACGGGAGagttttttgttttgatgttgtttgttctaatattattttcctttcttggagatggttatCTAGTGGATATTCTAAGTTTAGATCCAATTACTATGATTGGTTTAAACTTCTTTTATCCGATTCAATCATTCTCTAGTGTTCTCTGTTTGTAAGGGTTGtacccctagtgcgagctttatcaatcaattgcctattaaaaaaaacaagatataataaagaataataaaaaaaacaagagaACAAAAAATTCATCACTAATTATTGAATTAAGGCGAATTCTCGATCTAATATAGGTGCAAATAGGTGATAGGATTCTGAAGTCAATCCGTGAACTGCAAAGTTATCTCACAAGTAACAAAAAGATAAGAGAGAACTTCAACCAGAGACCCACACAAAGGATAGGAAATTCTATCTTTCAAAAATTGCCAAGAGAAGATCAAGATCAAGTGAATTTGGCTTAAAAATATAGTCCGCCCAGCCAAGGTGACGGTTTGTCATGCGACAGACTTGACTtcgtatttttttattaattgttttttaattttttaataaattaatagatttttttacatTTCAATTAGATTGTTCACTTATTTTCTAGAacaatattttaaatttcaattaaaatttgttttttttatctatcctttgaatttgtttCTTTAAAACCAAAATTGTACTACTCCGGCctgatttataagcaaaaattcattttttagattcattaaatagtgaatgtatctagtctacataaaagacaagatacattcattattcaatgaatctaaaaagagaatctttgcttataaataaggccgaAGGGAGTATATTCTAATAGAGAAGTTCCTAAGAAGAAGCATTAATATATGGTAAAgaatattcaaatttaaaatttccaTAGTTTCTCTAAACAAAATACTAATGTTGAAAATGGCTcatattgttgagataattatgAGTTGTTGAGATAACTATAGATTGTTGAGAGTATAACTcatattgttgagataattatggGTTATTGAAATAACCAAAGGTTGTTGAGAGAATAGCTCGTACTGTTGGAATAATCATGGATAGAGATAATTGTTTGTTGAGGGAAACTAGAGATTATGGTTTTAGATAAACTAAAACTTGTATTATACATATGATTTGTAACACTGTAATCTATATAAAATTCACAAGACATAAATAAAGGAAACCATAGCTACTCTATAGTCGTAGACACATGTAATTTGGCCGGACTGTATAAACAAAGCTTTTGTTTTGTTTCTATCTACTCTGATTTGTATTTGCGTTTCTGTtctaacaattggtatcagatGATGCCTTTGGTTTATGGCAAAGGAGGGTTAATGATTTGTTGGCTCAATATGGTTTACAGAAGGCACTTCGTGATGTGAAACTGACATACATCACAACCATTAATTAGAATGAAATGAAGG encodes:
- the LOC131661053 gene encoding NDR1/HIN1-like protein 10, coding for MDVEDENYCCCCNNTVTVICNLIIILLGLIVLLFWLIIQPKAAKFTVTNASLTQFSFTNNNTLNYNLVLDITIRNPNRKLGIYYDNIETLAFYKDARFGFQTLGPFFQHHKSTDFLGPVFIGQQVISLSRDRISMFEKEKRDGVYGIDVKILMNVRFKLGLFKTGKAKPKVRCNLKVPLRSSNVTTLLGNEFQATDCDWDYKGILFR